The region CAGCCCGCAGTACTGGTCCACGTGGGCGGGGTCGCCCACCTCGGTCCCGTCCGGCCGCCACAGGGACGCCGAGACCACACCCGGTTCCACGAGTTCGAGCCCCGCGAAGAACCCGGCGATCTCCTGCGGGGTGCGCAGGTGGTAGGGCAGCGCGGCGGTGTCGTTCCACCGGCGGGCCGCCTCCACCATCGGTTCGCTGGTGTCGGTGCCGTCGCACAGGGCGAAGAAGCTCCCCGGGGGCAGGGCGTCGATGTAGGCGCGGGTGAGGGCGTAGGCCTCGGCGGTGTCCTCGGTGTGCCCCATGGTGCCCAGGACCGTCAGGCCGATGGGGCGGGTGAAGTCCAGGTGGTCGCGGGCGGCGGCCAGCACCTTGTCCGGTTCGCGCAGGTCGGCGTCGACGTAGTGGACGTCGCCCGCGCCGCCGGTGAGCAGCGCCCGGGCGTGGGCCAGGACCATGGGGTCGTTGTCGACGTAGACCACGGCGGCGCCGGGGTCCACCCGCCGGGCGACCTCGTGGGTGTTGTTGTGGGTGGGCAGGCCGGTGCCGACGTCGAGGAACTGGCGGACGCCCTCCTCGCGGGCCATGTGGGTGACCGCTCGGATGAGGAAGCCCCGGTCGGCGCGGGCGGCCTCGACCATCTCCGGGTAGGCGGCGAGCACGTAGTCGCCGACCTCGCGGTCCACGGGGTAGTTGTCCTTGCCGCCGAGCCAGTAGTTCCAGACCCGGGCGGAGTGGGCCGCCGTGGTGTCGATGGGGGGCGGGTGTTCGTCGGATGAGGGGTCGGTCATGGTGTGCGTGGCCTCCGTTACCGTGCGACACCGGCATTCTCGTGTCCCCGGGGGCGCCCGCGCAACGG is a window of Nocardiopsis changdeensis DNA encoding:
- a CDS encoding SAM-dependent methyltransferase, with the protein product MTDPSSDEHPPPIDTTAAHSARVWNYWLGGKDNYPVDREVGDYVLAAYPEMVEAARADRGFLIRAVTHMAREEGVRQFLDVGTGLPTHNNTHEVARRVDPGAAVVYVDNDPMVLAHARALLTGGAGDVHYVDADLREPDKVLAAARDHLDFTRPIGLTVLGTMGHTEDTAEAYALTRAYIDALPPGSFFALCDGTDTSEPMVEAARRWNDTAALPYHLRTPQEIAGFFAGLELVEPGVVSASLWRPDGTEVGDPAHVDQYCGLARKP